A DNA window from Gorilla gorilla gorilla isolate KB3781 chromosome 6, NHGRI_mGorGor1-v2.1_pri, whole genome shotgun sequence contains the following coding sequences:
- the LOC101147007 gene encoding putative uncharacterized protein FLJ44672, translating into MPLLASPGPAPACWRPLEAQPLPQQWALHAHLSPRRGLLGPGSRVGAAPTGPAPASRRPSGGQAHASGRPLPAWRLLLCMGSRICTSSSRPLQAQQAQQALQAQLFLPAASAGPDCRQVGLSRDSSCLPAASAGPDCRQVGLSRDSSCLPSASVGPSRPQVGLPRPSSGLSAASSSAKVPRVRLSRPSSSCRPVASFSPAQLMPPGGLPRPRF; encoded by the coding sequence ATGCCTCTgttggcctctccaggcccagcccctgccTGTTGGCGGCCTTTAGAGGCCCAGCCTCTACCTCAACAGTGGGCCCTCCACGCCCACCTCTCGCCTCGCCGTGGCCTCCTCGGGCCAGGCTCCCGCGTTGGGGCGGCCCccacaggcccagctcctgcctcacgGAGGCCCTCCGGAGGCCAAGCTCATGCGTCAGGGCGGCCTCTCCCAGCCTGGCGTTTGCTCCTTTGCATGGGCTCCAGGATCTGCACTTCCTCcagtcggcctctccaggcccagcaggCCCAGCAggctctccaggcccagctcttcctcccggcagCCTCTGCAGGACCAGACTGTCGTCAAGTAGGCCTGTCCAGGGACAGCTCCTGCCtcccggcggcctctgcaggcccagactGTCGTCAAGTAGGCCTGTCCAGGGACAGCTCCTGCCTCCCGTCGGCCTCTGTAGGCCCAAGTcgtcctcaagtcggcctccccaggcccagctctggcctcTCGGCGGCCTCTTCAAGTGCAAAAGTTCCTCGAGTCCgtctctccaggcccagctcctcctgtcgcccagtggcctctttcagcccagcccagctcatgcctcccggcggccttcccaggccccgcttttga
- the LOC134758802 gene encoding putative uncharacterized protein FLJ44672: SVSSAGPELDLQSASPGPASACWQPLEAQPLPQQCALQAHLLPRRGLLRPGSHLGAASAGPAPASRRPSGGQAHASRRPPPAWRLLLCMGSRLCTSSSRPLQAQLFLPAASAGPDCCQVGLSRDSCCLPAASVGPSRPQVGLPRPSSGLSVASAGLSHPQVGLPRPSSGLSAASPGAKVPRVSLSRPSSSCLPVASFGPAQLVAVGSLPRPCF, encoded by the coding sequence tccGTGTCCTCTGCAGGCCCCGAACTTGACCTCcagtcggcctctccaggcccagcctctgcctgttggCAGCCACTAGAGGCCCAGCCTCTACCTCAACAGTGTGCCCTCCAGGCCCACCTCTTGCCTCGCCGTGGCCTCCTCCGGCCAGGCTCCCACCTCGGGGCGGCCTccgcaggcccagctcctgcctcacgGAGGCCCTCCGGAGGCCAAGCTCATGCGTCGAGGCGGCCTCCCCCGGCCTGGCGTTTGCTCCTTTGCATGGGCTCCAGGCTCTGCACTTCCTCcagtcggcctctccaggcccagctcttcctcccggcagCCTCTGCAGGACCAGACTGTTGTCAAGTAGGCCTGTCCAGGGACAGCTGCTGCCTCCCGGCGGCCTCTGTAGGCCCAAGTcgtcctcaagtcggcctccccaggcccagctccgGCCTCTCGGTGGCCTCTGCAGGCCTAAGTCatcctcaagtcggcctccctAGGCCCAGCTCCGgcctctcggcggcctctccaggtgcaaaagtTCCTCGAGTCAGTCTCTCCAGGCCTAGCTCCTCCTgtctcccagtggcctctttcggCCCAGCCCAGCTCGTGGCTGTAGGCAGCCTTCCCAGGCCCTGCTTTTGA